A stretch of the Streptococcus himalayensis genome encodes the following:
- a CDS encoding glycosyltransferase family 32 protein, translating into MIPKTIHYCWFGNHPLPESVQKCILSWKEKCPEYRIVEWNEENYDVHKIPFIAQAYSMGKYAFVSDYARLDIVYQYGGIYLDTDVELLTSLDDLLDKSCFMGMETIGRVATGLGFGAEKGHGFVKKNKEAYESIDFNPRMNKTCVDITTDLLLSEGLKKENKVQLVDDVTIYPPEYFCPYSLETKKMNYTENTYSIHHYDASWYGSGIGARFKKLLLPFKVFTRRKMDAILGEGSYQKVKELLKK; encoded by the coding sequence ATGATACCTAAAACAATTCATTACTGCTGGTTTGGGAATCATCCACTGCCAGAAAGTGTTCAGAAATGTATCCTCTCTTGGAAGGAAAAATGTCCGGAGTACAGGATTGTTGAATGGAATGAAGAGAATTATGATGTTCATAAGATACCTTTTATCGCTCAAGCCTATAGTATGGGGAAATATGCCTTTGTTTCCGACTATGCACGTCTAGACATCGTTTATCAATACGGTGGTATCTACTTGGACACAGATGTGGAACTATTGACCTCTTTAGATGATTTATTGGATAAATCGTGTTTTATGGGGATGGAAACCATTGGTAGAGTTGCAACTGGATTAGGATTTGGAGCAGAAAAAGGACATGGGTTTGTAAAAAAGAATAAAGAAGCGTATGAATCGATAGACTTTAATCCTCGTATGAACAAAACTTGTGTGGATATTACTACTGACCTCCTCTTATCTGAGGGATTAAAAAAAGAAAATAAGGTGCAATTGGTTGATGATGTGACCATCTATCCCCCGGAGTATTTTTGCCCGTATAGTTTGGAAACAAAAAAGATGAATTATACAGAAAATACTTATTCAATCCACCATTATGATGCAAGTTGGTACGGTAGCGGAATAGGAGCACGGTTTAAAAAGTTGTTACTACCTTTTAAGGTCTTCACTAGAAGAAAAATGGATGCTATCTTGGGAGAAGGAAGCTATCAAAAAGTAAAAGAATTACTCAAAAAATAA